Within the Salvia hispanica cultivar TCC Black 2014 chromosome 4, UniMelb_Shisp_WGS_1.0, whole genome shotgun sequence genome, the region aCTACATTAGAATGGCAACATATAGCATTATGGCTGAGGCTTCAAGCTGTGTGGGGGATGTAAGGCCACCTGTGACCAATCATGAGCCAAGCATTTGGGGTGACATTTTCTCTAATTACTCTTCTTTTGAAAACCAGGTACATATCTTTATTATtacttgattaattaatttctagatatgtataattaatttgtgtaattatacatataatatgaAGGAACAAGAAAAGTACGAAGAAGCAATTGAAGCATTGAAGGAAGAAGCAAGAGACATGTTAATGGCAAAAACAACTCCTCTCAACCAATTGATATTAATCGACACTGTTGAGCGGTTGGGATTGGCCTATCTTTTCGAGAACGAAATCGAACACAAActcaaacaaatcaaacatGACGACGATAACCTTCTTCACCGTTCCGATTTATTCACTATAGCACTTGGATTTCGCTTGCTCAGGCAACACCGCCATCACATTTCTTGCggtataatattatatatacatgcaattaatctcattaattatatattactatttgattattgaatttaaCTACATGAATTGAATGAATTTAACAGATGTTTTCAACAAGTTTGTTGACAAGGATGGTATGCTCGAAGAAGGCGACGTTGAGGGAATGTTAAGCTTGTATGAAGCAGCCCATGTTCGATTTAACGACGAGAACATACTACAAGAGGCTGCCGATTTTACAAGGCGTTACTTGAGTAGTCGCGAAGCAGAATTAGAGTCTCACCTTAAAGATAGAGTGAAGCGGGCTTTGGAGCGCCCGCTTCATAGAGATATTCCCATTGTCTACGCACGGATTTTCATCTCTATATATGAAAAGGATCCCTCAAGAAATGAACTTCTTCTCAAACTAGCTAAACTTAACTTCAACTTTTTGCAGAAGCTATACAGGAAAGAACTCTCCCAACTCTCAAGGTAAATATTAGTATACTAATTGTATagtgattaatttattaattaaaatctttatttatttatttttttgaaaaaggtGGTGGaatgaatttgatttgaaatcGAAATTACCATATGCAAGAGATCGATTGGTGGAGGCGTATATGTGGTGTGTGGGATACCATTATGAACCTCACTACTCTTATGTTCGAATTGGACTTGCTAAAGGCATTCAAATCATTGGAGTTATGGATGATACATATGATAATTATGCTACAATCAATGAAGCTCAACTTTTTACTCAAGTCTTAGACAAGTAAGTCATCATATATGTACATGAAATTATGATAGTATATcttatctatatatatgtttaattggatcaatcataaattaattaaattggattGTAGGTGGAATATGGATGAAGCTGATCAACTCCCTGAATACATGAGAACTGTTTATCGTTTTATAATGAGTACATGTGAAGATTATGAACGCAACGCACTCAAACTCGGGAAAGCCTTTGCAACTCCTTATTTCATAGAAACGgtttgtagtactatatatttatgtaagtccaaaaaatataatttttcaaatgttaGTAATTGATTctgaaaaaatatagtatttgtattatgatgaatgaattaattgattcAGGTGCAACAACTTGGAAGGGCTTACAATCAAGAGCTAAAGTGGGTTATGGAAAGAAAACTGCCTCCATTTGAAGACTATGTTAAAAACTCTGAGATAACCAGCTGCATTTATATCATGTTTGCTGCTATTATTCCTGGTTTTAAATCTCTCACCCAAGAAACTATTGACTGGATGAAGAGTGAGCCCAAAATCGCAATATCAACGGGTATGATCGGTAGATATTGGGACGACATTGGCTCTCATGATGTAAGTTACctaagattaaattaattctactccatatatatttattaatttgttagcATTCAATTAATCTTGGtgaatttaatcaatttgaaGCGCGAGAGCAAAGGAGGGCAAGTGTTGACTGCAATCGACTGCTACATGAAACAACATGGCGTAACGAAGCAAGAGACGCTATTAGAGTTTGCACAACGAGTTGAGGAAGCATGGATGGATGTGAACAAGGAATGGGTCGAGACAACGTTCGTGTCAACAGAAATAGCCCTTCAATTTCTCAACTATGCTCGAATGTGCGATGCCAGTTACAACAACAGCAATGGAGACGCGTATACCGACCCTCAAATGGCCAAGTCAAATGTCCTTGCTCTCTTTATCGAACCAATActcatttgattatttttgtttcatgttCACGAATAATCAAAGAGAGGAACTATTCGTCCAACATGTCGTTTGGGGCGTCTTTGAGTTTCTTTCTTTAAAGTTGTCGTTGTAAGTGAGTCGAGCGTGTTATAAGCTCATTCACATTAGTTCTTTTTACCTCCTTTATGTTGTCAATGATCATTATCAGAAATAATAATCATCTTCTCCCTAAACCATAAATTGCTTCTCATCATATAGTATTGCATTTCATGTAAAATGCTGCCACTGCCGGCATCACCGGATTCACGTTCTTGCTTGGCGGATAATTGTAAGCATTCTGCCAAAAATTCGAATATTTTTAGATAACATGGGTCCATTTAGCTATTGGGAAAGTACATGTGAACTAACCATACATGTTGCGCAAAGAATTCTAGGCTAGTCCACATGTACTTTTCCAACAAACATGTGACCTTTAATTTCGATCAGAAGTGTAAACCacaaaaattgtattttgttgCCAAGATTAAAAAGTGGTGCTATCAaccaaaaattgattaataaaaattaatgaaataagttGAAAATGAGCATTAATTCTGATTATTTCTTACCATAAAAGTGATTCCCGAGACAAGAATATTGTCAGCTAAGGAGGTAAAAGTTGCAGAAGTCAAGATTGAGCCATGCCCATTCCATACAACTCTAGTTCTACCCATCCCTTCTCcttttacataaataaatggCTTGTCTGAAGGAATTTCCACCTTTTCCCTGTCATTACAAACACATCACACACACATAcccaagaaaaacaaaacaaatgaaaaaaacccttataaattataataaaaaaattactcctatGCTCCTATGCTCTCAACCTTCCACATACACAAATAAGTCCTATAGTCACCAAACATAAACTAGCATTAGAAAAATTGTGTGCCAGTTAGTAAGTGATAGAGTGGTTAATGCTTGAGCCCAAATGTCAAAGGTTAGAGTCTAGAGTCTAGCGTGTGCAGtcttttaaatttctattcatttgcctataaaaaaaattaaataaaaaattgtattgcCTCCGTTCTATggtaatggaggcgtttcttttcggcacggagattaagaaatattgtgttaggtgagttaagtaaagggagaataaagtgaaaaatgaaaaaagtggagagataaagagagaaaaaagtaagagaaagtaaagtaggcGTGGAAAAATGtggttgacttttactaaaaatgaaataattttattacgATGGAACGatctaaaatgacaaaataactctattactatggaacggagggagtagtagcaTGGAGAAGGctaagaaaagagagaaaaagaatagTACTTGTAAACTCCAGCTGAGACAGAGATGGAAATCCATTTCTTGTTATTCGAAGGAACAGAATTAATGGCAGCTTGAATACTCGAAAAGCTCGAATTTTGTGACTTACCCACATTGATTGTGGGAATATCCACTAACTCTATGCCATTTGTGATAAAAAGAAGTGTACAAATGAATACTGCACACACCATAAATCTGGACATTTCAAAATAGATTTTtattaagagagaaaatgaaaagttgatGCTTTCGGGGAATAAATATGGAGATTGGATTTCGAAGGGGTTCCGTGGAAGTTAGTACGACTTAGTTAATTCTAATTAAagttacattaattttatttattatgtatcTACTTAATTTCACTTTTGTTACTTTTTCTAACGTTAGTTTTCAGTTAATTTCAGTGATGCCAGTTTCGTATTTTTAACCCTTAATAtctattcttattttttttttctctgttaTTT harbors:
- the LOC125218277 gene encoding cis-muuroladiene synthase-like, with translation MATYSIMAEASSCVGDVRPPVTNHEPSIWGDIFSNYSSFENQEQEKYEEAIEALKEEARDMLMAKTTPLNQLILIDTVERLGLAYLFENEIEHKLKQIKHDDDNLLHRSDLFTIALGFRLLRQHRHHISCDVFNKFVDKDGMLEEGDVEGMLSLYEAAHVRFNDENILQEAADFTRRYLSSREAELESHLKDRVKRALERPLHRDIPIVYARIFISIYEKDPSRNELLLKLAKLNFNFLQKLYRKELSQLSRWWNEFDLKSKLPYARDRLVEAYMWCVGYHYEPHYSYVRIGLAKGIQIIGVMDDTYDNYATINEAQLFTQVLDKWNMDEADQLPEYMRTVYRFIMSTCEDYERNALKLGKAFATPYFIETVQQLGRAYNQELKWVMERKLPPFEDYVKNSEITSCIYIMFAAIIPGFKSLTQETIDWMKSEPKIAISTGMIGRYWDDIGSHDRESKGGQVLTAIDCYMKQHGVTKQETLLEFAQRVEEAWMDVNKEWVETTFVSTEIALQFLNYARMCDASYNNSNGDAYTDPQMAKSNVLALFIEPILI